In a genomic window of Thiosocius teredinicola:
- the pgi gene encoding glucose-6-phosphate isomerase: protein MTRPTDLPQWKALEAHFDAVKDLHMRDQFAAEPDRFEKYSLQLNDILFDFSKNRITDETMQLLLDLARVCDVEQWRDRMFAGETINHTEGRSVLHTALRNLSDRPMSAAGTDVMPEVRSELRRVKDLAEAVRTRQWRGASNQPITDVVSIGIGGSHLGPLMATEALRPYAIHDLKIHYVSNIDENHINNTLEVLNPETTLFIIASKSFTTQDTMVNAETAKAWLLRKIDNEADLTRHMVAVTANVAAATAFGIAPENIFKMWDWVGGRYSMWSAIGLPIVISIGSENFDALLAGAYAADEHFRSAPLAQNIPVIMAMLGIWYNNFFGAESIAVLPYDQNMHRFPAYLQQADMESNGKCVDRAGGAVNYETGPILFGEIGIASQHAFYQLLHQGTKLVPADMLAPVSNFRCIARHHRALMSNIFAQAEALMRGKDEVEARAELQKSGMSAEAIDKLLPYKVFPGNRPTNIFLFYTLNPQTLGSLIALYEHKIFVQGIIWNLNSFDQWGVELGKQLANHILDELNRGTPVDNHDASTNGLINYYLRMRPRRIG from the coding sequence ATGACCCGACCGACCGATCTGCCGCAGTGGAAAGCCCTGGAGGCACATTTCGACGCGGTGAAAGATCTGCACATGCGTGACCAGTTCGCCGCAGAACCGGATCGTTTCGAGAAATATTCATTGCAGCTCAACGATATCCTGTTCGACTTCTCGAAAAACCGGATTACCGACGAGACGATGCAGTTGCTGCTGGACCTGGCGAGGGTCTGCGATGTGGAACAGTGGCGCGACCGCATGTTCGCCGGAGAGACCATCAACCACACCGAAGGGCGGTCGGTTCTGCACACCGCTCTGCGTAACCTCAGCGATCGGCCGATGTCTGCCGCCGGCACCGACGTGATGCCCGAAGTGCGCAGCGAGCTGCGTCGCGTCAAAGACCTGGCCGAGGCAGTCAGAACGCGGCAGTGGCGCGGGGCCAGCAACCAACCGATTACCGATGTGGTCAGCATCGGCATCGGCGGTTCGCATCTCGGGCCCTTGATGGCCACCGAGGCACTGCGGCCCTACGCCATCCACGATCTCAAGATCCACTACGTGTCGAACATCGATGAGAACCACATCAACAACACGCTGGAGGTTCTGAACCCCGAGACCACGCTGTTCATCATCGCGTCGAAGAGTTTTACGACGCAGGACACGATGGTGAACGCCGAGACGGCCAAGGCATGGCTGTTGCGCAAGATCGACAACGAAGCCGATCTGACGCGCCATATGGTGGCGGTAACCGCCAACGTGGCGGCGGCGACCGCGTTCGGCATTGCGCCCGAGAACATCTTCAAGATGTGGGATTGGGTAGGCGGACGTTATTCGATGTGGTCCGCCATTGGTCTACCGATCGTGATATCGATCGGTTCGGAAAACTTCGATGCCTTGCTGGCCGGCGCCTACGCGGCCGACGAACACTTCCGTTCGGCGCCGTTGGCGCAGAACATCCCGGTGATCATGGCGATGCTCGGTATCTGGTACAACAACTTCTTCGGTGCCGAATCGATCGCGGTATTGCCTTACGATCAGAACATGCACCGTTTTCCGGCCTATCTGCAGCAGGCCGATATGGAGAGCAACGGCAAGTGCGTCGATCGCGCCGGCGGTGCGGTCAATTACGAAACTGGCCCGATCCTGTTCGGTGAGATCGGCATCGCCAGCCAGCATGCTTTTTACCAGCTGCTGCATCAGGGGACGAAACTGGTCCCGGCCGACATGCTGGCGCCGGTCTCCAACTTCCGCTGCATCGCGCGACACCACAGGGCATTGATGTCGAATATCTTCGCCCAGGCCGAGGCCTTGATGCGCGGCAAGGATGAAGTCGAGGCGCGGGCTGAACTGCAGAAGTCCGGTATGTCGGCGGAGGCGATCGACAAGCTGCTGCCGTACAAGGTGTTTCCGGGCAACCGGCCGACCAATATCTTCTTGTTCTACACGCTCAATCCGCAAACGTTGGGCAGCCTGATCGCGTTGTACGAACACAAGATCTTCGTTCAGGGCATCATCTGGAATCTGAACTCATTCGACCAATGGGGTGTCGAGCTTGGCAAGCAACTGGCCAACCATATTCTGGATGAGCTCAATCGAGGCACGCCGGTCGATAATCACGATGCGTCGACCAACGGCCTGATTAACTACTATCTCAGAATGCGACCGCGCCGCATTGGTTGA
- the pgl gene encoding 6-phosphogluconolactonase, which translates to MAEWQTEVDAAAVADAACRLIGMAARNAIADHGKFRLVLAGGSTPMATYERLAASGQDWKRWSLYYGDERCLPPEHPERNSQMVRTTGLTLRAAKHYPIATELGAKEAAADYRTRVKRATPFDMVILGMGEDGHTASLFPGQDWPDKPVFAVKDSPKPPAERVTLGVSALQNCHSMLVLVTGESKIEAVRQWRAGADLPVARVSSVGHAMVLVEKKCLEFAGNQAPQDEEAVESPK; encoded by the coding sequence ATGGCAGAATGGCAGACTGAAGTGGATGCTGCGGCCGTGGCGGATGCGGCCTGCCGCTTGATCGGCATGGCGGCACGCAATGCGATCGCCGATCACGGCAAGTTCCGGTTGGTGCTGGCCGGCGGCAGCACCCCGATGGCAACGTACGAACGACTCGCCGCAAGCGGCCAGGACTGGAAGCGCTGGTCGCTTTACTACGGCGACGAACGCTGCCTGCCGCCGGAGCACCCCGAACGCAACAGCCAGATGGTGCGAACGACCGGGCTCACACTGCGCGCCGCCAAGCACTACCCGATCGCGACCGAGCTCGGTGCGAAAGAGGCCGCAGCCGACTACCGCACCCGTGTAAAACGCGCGACGCCGTTCGACATGGTAATTCTCGGCATGGGCGAAGACGGCCATACCGCCAGCCTGTTTCCCGGGCAAGACTGGCCGGACAAACCGGTATTCGCCGTCAAAGACTCACCGAAGCCGCCCGCCGAACGCGTAACGCTCGGCGTATCCGCACTGCAGAACTGTCACTCGATGCTGGTATTGGTAACCGGCGAGAGTAAGATCGAGGCCGTCCGCCAGTGGCGTGCCGGCGCCGACCTTCCGGTCGCCCGCGTCAGCAGCGTCGGCCACGCGATGGTGCTGGTGGAAAAAAAATGTCTGGAGTTTGCCGGTAATCAAGCGCCGCAGGATGAAGAGGCAGTAGAGTCACCGAAATGA
- the nhaD gene encoding sodium:proton antiporter NhaD, with protein sequence MSVVSVWSRAFARSGFSLLRSAVPVALLLTLSGAALGVTTNEHRPLDLTQHSVGYFGIGVFILAYLFVMAEEFTHLRKSKPVIIAAGVIWAAVAWVYQSHGYTHEAEAAIRENLEEYAELMLFLLVAMTYINSMQELRVFDALRSWLVSRGFGFRALFWITGILSFLISPIADNLTTALLMCAVVMAVGGDNPKFVGLACVNIVVAANAGGAFSPFGDITTLMVWQKGMVEFWSFFALFIPAVVNFAVPAVLMHFAVPDEKPHPIREQITLQRGARRIILLFLLTIATAVAFHIVLHLPPVIGMLTGMGYLGLFGFYLKKTHARSATNGSEIGDLVAFDIFRPVARAEWDTLFFFYGVVACVGGLGFMGYLALTSEVMYNQWGATNANITVGLLSAIVDNIPVMFAVLSMEPNMPLGQWLLVTLTAGVGGSLLSIGSAAGVALMGQARGHYTFFGHLKWTPAIAAGYAASIAVHFWVNAGSFN encoded by the coding sequence ATGTCTGTTGTATCTGTCTGGTCTCGCGCATTCGCGCGTTCGGGATTCTCGCTGCTGCGTAGCGCCGTACCGGTAGCGCTATTACTGACATTGAGTGGCGCTGCGCTCGGCGTCACCACCAACGAACACCGACCGCTCGATCTCACTCAGCACTCGGTCGGCTATTTCGGAATCGGCGTGTTTATTCTTGCCTATCTGTTTGTGATGGCCGAGGAGTTCACGCATCTTCGAAAGTCGAAACCGGTCATCATCGCCGCTGGCGTGATCTGGGCAGCGGTCGCCTGGGTTTACCAATCGCACGGCTACACGCACGAAGCCGAAGCGGCGATTCGCGAAAACCTCGAGGAATACGCCGAACTGATGTTGTTCCTGTTGGTCGCGATGACCTATATCAACTCGATGCAGGAACTGCGGGTATTCGATGCGTTGCGTTCATGGCTGGTGAGCCGCGGCTTCGGCTTTCGTGCCTTGTTCTGGATCACCGGCATCCTGTCATTCCTGATTTCCCCCATCGCAGACAACCTGACCACCGCCCTGTTGATGTGCGCCGTCGTCATGGCGGTCGGTGGCGACAATCCGAAGTTTGTCGGATTGGCCTGCGTGAACATCGTGGTTGCAGCCAATGCCGGCGGCGCCTTCAGCCCATTTGGCGATATCACGACGCTGATGGTCTGGCAGAAAGGCATGGTGGAATTCTGGAGCTTCTTTGCCCTGTTTATTCCGGCGGTCGTGAATTTCGCCGTGCCGGCGGTATTGATGCACTTTGCAGTGCCCGATGAAAAACCACACCCGATCCGCGAGCAGATCACGCTGCAGCGTGGCGCCCGGCGCATCATCCTGTTGTTCCTGCTGACGATCGCTACCGCCGTCGCGTTCCACATCGTGCTCCACCTGCCTCCGGTCATCGGCATGCTGACCGGCATGGGCTACCTCGGCCTGTTCGGTTTCTACCTTAAAAAGACGCACGCGCGCTCGGCCACTAACGGTTCGGAGATCGGCGACCTGGTGGCATTCGATATCTTCCGACCCGTGGCGCGTGCCGAATGGGACACCCTGTTCTTCTTCTACGGCGTGGTCGCCTGTGTCGGCGGACTGGGCTTCATGGGCTATCTCGCCCTGACCTCCGAGGTTATGTACAACCAATGGGGAGCCACCAACGCGAACATCACGGTCGGCCTGCTATCCGCCATTGTCGACAACATCCCGGTTATGTTCGCCGTGCTGTCGATGGAGCCGAACATGCCGCTGGGCCAATGGCTATTGGTGACCCTGACCGCCGGCGTGGGTGGATCGCTGCTGTCCATCGGTTCAGCCGCCGGCGTGGCATTGATGGGCCAGGCGCGCGGCCACTACACCTTCTTCGGTCATCTCAAATGGACGCCGGCAATCGCCGCCGGCTATGCAGCCAGTATTGCCGTGCACTTCTGGGTCAACGCCGGAAGCTTCAACTGA
- a CDS encoding glycosyltransferase family 61 protein, with product MRTLRNRRYRRRLPALLRRVLYPDALTLHDLRRRTADVVVDVAFPSREVDTPQAAELDVWPAAKSAARARYVTPEYFSLRLRGAKYDPLFNLVTTQSGAALIDSSSTFLPLTLQAWQRRFRTPSRRIEGLCTIFRSVDGNFYHTLIEDLSRVFLLRQPVYREMGTIKMLFPSEPTALEQYLLDRYLPDNIEIDVVGRDQIIEPDELILPSFLTRQSVTYLPQAFVDDLLPRLLPQRARNKRRRIYITRRPGPLGHVRLIENDEQLWQALRTKGFERYALEDLSFDEQIALFYDAEMVVAAHGAGLANLLFAEAIDVIELHAGTLVVPYFYYMSASLGHRYQWWNGDRQHFNASFTVDVSAVMGMVDAALDSPPDRVDNSAEIGDVVIA from the coding sequence GTGAGAACGTTGCGAAACCGTCGATACCGTCGACGGCTTCCCGCCCTGTTGCGTCGGGTTCTGTACCCGGACGCCTTGACCTTGCACGACCTGCGTCGGCGCACGGCCGACGTGGTTGTGGACGTCGCCTTTCCATCGCGTGAGGTCGACACACCGCAGGCAGCTGAACTCGACGTGTGGCCCGCAGCCAAGTCTGCGGCGCGCGCCCGCTATGTAACGCCGGAATACTTTTCACTGCGCTTGCGCGGCGCCAAGTACGACCCGTTATTCAACCTGGTCACCACACAATCGGGCGCAGCCCTGATCGATTCCAGCAGCACCTTCTTGCCGTTGACACTACAGGCCTGGCAACGAAGGTTTCGTACGCCAAGCCGCCGGATAGAGGGACTGTGTACGATCTTCCGATCCGTCGACGGCAACTTCTACCACACGCTGATCGAAGACCTGTCGCGTGTGTTCCTGCTGCGCCAACCGGTCTACCGGGAGATGGGCACCATCAAGATGCTGTTCCCGTCCGAGCCGACCGCGCTCGAGCAATACCTCCTCGACCGCTACCTGCCGGACAACATCGAGATCGATGTCGTCGGGCGCGATCAGATCATCGAGCCGGACGAACTCATCCTGCCGTCGTTTCTGACACGGCAAAGCGTTACCTATCTGCCACAGGCATTCGTCGACGACCTGCTGCCACGCCTGCTGCCGCAGCGCGCGCGCAACAAACGCCGTCGCATCTATATCACCCGCCGCCCGGGGCCTTTGGGTCATGTGCGCCTGATAGAAAACGACGAGCAGCTCTGGCAGGCATTGCGTACCAAGGGCTTCGAGCGCTACGCCCTGGAAGATCTGTCTTTCGACGAGCAGATTGCGTTGTTCTACGACGCCGAAATGGTCGTAGCGGCCCACGGCGCCGGACTCGCCAATCTACTGTTCGCCGAGGCCATCGATGTTATCGAACTGCACGCCGGCACCTTGGTCGTACCCTACTTCTACTACATGAGTGCATCGCTCGGGCACCGTTATCAGTGGTGGAACGGCGACAGACAGCATTTCAACGCCAGTTTCACGGTCGACGTGTCTGCCGTGATGGGCATGGTCGACGCGGCGTTGGATTCACCGCCTGACCGGGTCGACAATAGTGCCGAGATCGGCGACGTCGTCATCGCGTAG
- the zwf gene encoding glucose-6-phosphate dehydrogenase yields the protein MTESCTLIIFGATGNLAQLKLFPALYHLESAGLLAPPIRIVCSGRREYSQEAWREHVLEILEQQAHDPIVPEICETFCQRMDYFRGDLADAATFERLSALLKAPEFPDNHVFYVSLPPANYGGTIEMLDRHNMLAENGAWRRVVIEKPFGYSLESAQNLQRKISRHLREDQTYRIDHYMGKAMVQNVLVSRFANLMLEPLWSRDYIDHVQITRTETLGVGDRAGFYEGTGALRDMLQSHLMQLMSLVAMEPPVSMDADDLRDEKVKVLKSVRPIHPSAVHSHAYRAQYSSGHIDGQNVPAYLDEPDVDGQSVTETYAALRLYIDNWRWRDVPFYLRTGKRMPEARTMVAICFKQPPKHFFRSAHIDRPPPNWLIMSITPEESLRLEISVKEPGLEMKTRQISLDAPFRCEHHAQTDAYEGLLLDVIEGDRSLFLRYDEVEWAWRIVDPVLGVWASERDFVPKYSAGQWEPDEVSRIFDKAHHHWRHLLDPE from the coding sequence TTGACTGAATCCTGCACCCTGATCATCTTCGGCGCGACCGGTAACCTGGCCCAGTTGAAGCTGTTTCCGGCGTTGTATCACCTCGAATCCGCCGGCCTGCTGGCTCCACCGATCCGCATCGTTTGCTCGGGGCGCCGCGAATACAGCCAGGAGGCCTGGCGCGAGCATGTGCTCGAGATCCTCGAACAACAGGCACACGACCCGATCGTGCCGGAGATCTGCGAGACCTTCTGTCAGCGCATGGACTACTTCCGTGGCGATCTGGCCGATGCGGCCACCTTCGAACGCCTGTCTGCACTGCTCAAGGCGCCCGAGTTTCCGGACAACCATGTATTTTATGTATCGCTACCACCGGCTAACTATGGCGGGACTATCGAGATGCTCGACCGCCACAACATGCTCGCCGAAAACGGTGCGTGGCGACGGGTGGTGATCGAAAAACCCTTCGGTTACAGCCTGGAGAGCGCGCAGAATCTGCAGCGCAAGATCAGCCGGCACCTGCGCGAAGACCAGACCTATCGGATCGACCACTACATGGGCAAGGCGATGGTGCAGAACGTGCTGGTTTCGCGTTTCGCCAACCTCATGCTCGAACCCCTGTGGTCGCGCGATTACATCGACCACGTGCAGATCACGCGCACCGAAACCCTTGGCGTCGGCGACCGGGCCGGCTTCTACGAGGGCACCGGCGCCTTGCGCGATATGTTGCAGAGCCACCTGATGCAACTCATGTCGCTGGTGGCCATGGAGCCGCCGGTATCGATGGACGCCGACGATCTGCGCGACGAAAAGGTCAAGGTGCTCAAATCGGTCCGCCCCATTCATCCCTCGGCGGTGCATTCGCACGCCTATCGGGCGCAGTATTCCAGCGGGCATATCGACGGGCAGAACGTGCCCGCCTATCTCGACGAACCCGATGTCGATGGGCAAAGCGTGACCGAGACCTACGCCGCGCTACGCCTGTATATCGACAACTGGCGTTGGCGCGACGTGCCGTTCTACCTGCGCACCGGCAAACGCATGCCCGAAGCGCGCACCATGGTGGCGATCTGTTTCAAACAGCCGCCGAAGCATTTTTTCCGCAGCGCGCACATCGACCGGCCGCCGCCGAACTGGCTGATCATGAGCATCACGCCGGAAGAGTCGCTACGCCTCGAGATCTCGGTCAAAGAACCGGGGCTCGAGATGAAGACCCGGCAGATCAGCCTCGATGCGCCGTTCCGCTGCGAGCACCATGCGCAGACCGATGCCTACGAGGGACTGCTGCTCGATGTGATCGAGGGCGACCGTTCGCTGTTCCTGCGTTACGACGAGGTCGAGTGGGCATGGCGCATCGTCGACCCGGTACTCGGCGTGTGGGCCAGCGAACGCGACTTCGTGCCGAAGTATTCGGCGGGCCAGTGGGAGCCCGACGAAGTCAGCCGGATCTTCGACAAAGCACATCATCATTGGCGACATCTATTGGATCCTGAGTAA
- a CDS encoding SLC13 family permease — MSINLKQIIAGVLFAGLAFYLSTVVPTIEIAWVTAILLLTIYLFAFEVVGVDVAAASIMVLLGLTTLLAPYMGLQAGLVDNTHLFDGFASNAVISIIAVMIIGAGLDKTGIMTKVAAFILRVGGTTESRIIPIISSTVGVISSFMQNVGAAALFLPVVSRISARSGLPMSRLLMPMGFCAILGGTVTMVGSSPLILLNDLILTSNKALPAEQQMETWSLFSVTPIGLALVATGIIYFVLAGRFVLPSSRDTKSKDDAMTYFRNTYGLDYELFEVEVPEDSELVGKTLDDIEHEDKVRVIASASGGQMKVGPGTIARDTGIAAGAVLGIIASPKHLLDFVDKYGLDLHSSIVALGEIFAATKSGVAEVVIPPSSNLVGKSARDVWMRKSYGIAMVALHRDGETLREGDDIRSMPLQGGDTLVVHTQWDALARLQKDRNFVVITTEFPHEELRPTKLLHAGVFFAIALGLVLFTDLRLSVALLTGAMGMILSGVLKIDEAYTAVSWKTVFLLASLIPLGLAVETSGTAKWIAEQTLNIVGGMPTWVIQASVAILATFFTLVMSNVGATVLLVPLAVNIAIGAGANPAVFALTVAIATSNSFLIPTHQVNALIMGPAGYRVPDFMRAGGIMTILFLVVMMLMMNLIF; from the coding sequence ATGAGCATCAACCTCAAACAGATTATTGCCGGTGTGTTGTTCGCCGGCCTGGCCTTTTACCTGTCGACGGTCGTACCGACGATCGAAATCGCCTGGGTGACCGCCATCCTGCTGTTGACCATCTACCTGTTCGCCTTCGAGGTCGTCGGCGTCGACGTCGCCGCGGCATCGATCATGGTGCTGCTCGGGTTGACCACGCTACTGGCGCCCTACATGGGTCTGCAGGCCGGGCTGGTCGACAATACGCACCTGTTCGACGGCTTCGCGTCGAACGCGGTGATATCGATTATCGCGGTCATGATCATCGGCGCGGGCCTGGACAAGACCGGCATCATGACCAAGGTCGCCGCGTTCATCCTGCGCGTCGGCGGCACCACCGAGAGCCGCATCATCCCGATCATCTCGAGCACCGTTGGGGTGATCTCGTCGTTCATGCAGAACGTCGGTGCCGCTGCGCTGTTCCTCCCCGTGGTATCACGTATCTCGGCGCGCTCCGGGCTGCCGATGTCGCGACTGCTGATGCCGATGGGCTTCTGCGCCATCCTCGGCGGTACCGTCACCATGGTCGGGTCGAGCCCGCTGATTCTGCTCAACGACCTCATCCTGACCTCCAACAAGGCACTGCCGGCCGAGCAGCAGATGGAGACCTGGAGCCTGTTCTCGGTCACACCGATTGGCCTGGCCTTGGTAGCCACCGGCATCATCTACTTCGTGCTTGCCGGGCGTTTCGTGTTGCCATCCAGCCGCGACACGAAGAGCAAAGACGATGCAATGACCTATTTCCGCAACACCTACGGACTCGACTATGAACTGTTCGAGGTCGAGGTGCCGGAAGACAGCGAGCTGGTCGGCAAGACACTCGACGACATCGAGCACGAAGACAAAGTGCGCGTCATCGCCTCGGCCAGCGGCGGCCAGATGAAGGTCGGCCCCGGCACCATCGCACGCGACACCGGGATCGCCGCCGGCGCGGTGCTCGGCATCATCGCATCACCCAAGCACCTGCTCGATTTTGTCGACAAATACGGACTCGACCTGCACAGCAGCATTGTCGCCCTCGGCGAAATCTTCGCGGCGACCAAGTCCGGCGTGGCCGAGGTGGTTATTCCGCCGAGTTCCAACCTGGTCGGCAAGAGCGCGCGCGACGTCTGGATGCGTAAGAGCTACGGCATCGCGATGGTCGCCTTGCATCGCGACGGCGAAACGCTGCGCGAGGGTGACGACATCCGCAGCATGCCGCTGCAGGGCGGCGATACACTGGTGGTACACACCCAGTGGGATGCCCTCGCCCGTCTGCAGAAGGACCGCAACTTCGTCGTTATCACGACCGAATTCCCGCACGAAGAACTGCGCCCGACCAAGCTGCTGCATGCCGGCGTCTTCTTCGCCATCGCCCTCGGCCTGGTGCTGTTCACCGATCTGCGGCTGTCGGTCGCGTTGCTGACCGGTGCGATGGGTATGATCCTGTCGGGCGTACTCAAGATCGACGAGGCCTACACCGCAGTCAGTTGGAAGACAGTCTTCCTGTTGGCATCGCTGATACCACTCGGCCTGGCAGTCGAGACATCGGGCACCGCCAAGTGGATTGCCGAGCAGACGTTGAACATCGTCGGCGGCATGCCGACCTGGGTCATCCAGGCGTCGGTGGCCATCCTCGCCACGTTCTTCACGCTGGTGATGTCGAACGTCGGTGCAACCGTGCTGCTGGTGCCGCTGGCGGTCAACATCGCGATCGGTGCCGGCGCCAACCCCGCCGTGTTCGCCCTGACGGTGGCCATTGCGACGTCCAACTCGTTCCTGATCCCGACGCACCAGGTGAATGCGTTGATCATGGGTCCGGCCGGCTATCGTGTCCCGGACTTCATGCGTGCGGGTGGGATCATGACGATTCTGTTCCTGGTCGTTATGATGCTGATGATGAACCTGATCTTCTGA
- a CDS encoding glucokinase: MISLAADIGGTYSRLAWSETGPHADVVEQTFDNSDFDTLEGVIDEGLKRYGSDHAIDNMVLAVPGPVHRDPVELTNINWSISRASLKAHYATERLTIVNDFQAAAMGAISASPDDMTTLNSGSHARGPLVVTGAGTGLGMAWFADSEAPGLPRATEGGHIDFAPNAAKEVEFYRWLAAQFGHVSYERILSGSGLQNTYRFVSGDEGADESPAQIVALAKQNDSAATQSITTFVRIFAAYAGNLALAFNPTGGIYLCGGLTAHLAKWFTPAIFVDALTAKGRMADVVRRIPIYLVTRPDTGLAGARRIAQEIYRADT; the protein is encoded by the coding sequence ATGATATCTCTCGCGGCCGACATCGGCGGCACCTACAGTCGGCTCGCCTGGTCTGAGACCGGCCCGCACGCCGATGTCGTCGAGCAGACGTTCGACAACAGCGATTTCGACACGCTGGAAGGCGTGATCGACGAGGGATTGAAACGCTACGGCAGCGACCACGCGATCGACAACATGGTGTTGGCCGTGCCCGGCCCGGTACATCGTGATCCGGTAGAGCTCACCAACATCAATTGGTCGATCAGTCGTGCGAGCCTGAAGGCGCATTACGCTACCGAGCGGCTGACCATCGTCAACGACTTTCAGGCCGCCGCCATGGGCGCAATCAGTGCCTCACCGGACGACATGACGACGTTGAACAGCGGCAGCCACGCACGCGGCCCGCTGGTGGTCACCGGAGCCGGCACCGGCCTGGGCATGGCATGGTTCGCCGACAGCGAAGCGCCGGGACTACCCCGGGCTACCGAGGGCGGACACATAGATTTTGCACCCAATGCCGCAAAAGAGGTCGAATTCTACCGCTGGTTGGCGGCACAATTCGGCCATGTCTCTTACGAACGTATTCTGAGTGGCAGCGGCCTGCAAAACACCTATCGATTCGTCAGCGGCGATGAGGGCGCCGACGAGTCACCGGCGCAGATCGTTGCGCTGGCAAAACAAAACGACTCGGCGGCCACGCAATCGATAACCACGTTCGTCAGGATATTTGCGGCTTACGCGGGCAATCTCGCCCTCGCGTTCAATCCGACAGGGGGTATCTACCTCTGCGGTGGACTGACGGCGCATTTGGCCAAGTGGTTCACGCCGGCCATCTTCGTGGACGCGCTGACGGCCAAAGGACGTATGGCAGATGTCGTACGCCGCATACCGATCTACCTGGTGACCCGGCCGGATACGGGTTTGGCCGGGGCCAGACGCATTGCACAAGAAATCTACAGGGCAGACACATGA
- the glgC gene encoding glucose-1-phosphate adenylyltransferase, with protein MTTSEEQHHLYKYYVEPQAVSDLTRRTLVLVLAGGEGSRLKNLTKWRAKPAVPFGGKYRIIDFALSNCINSGLRRIGVLTQYKSHSLIRHLQRAWGFMRPEIGEFVEIIPAQQRLRPEWYQGTADAIYQNLDIVYRHEPDYVLILGGDHIYTMNYAKMLAAHVQSNAELTIGCIEVPLEDAKAFGVMSVDEEYRITRFSEKPAEPEPIPGKPDLALASMGIYIFSMEYLTKALIRDAEDETSQHDFGKNIVPEAIKHAKSVAYPYLNNKGEPAYWRDVGSLYSYWKANIELCDIEPELNLYERDWPIWTYQTQSPPAKFAFDDEGRRGQAIDSLVAGGCIISGAKIKRSVIFFNTQVETGSYVKESIILPKVRIGKNCLLQRCIVDKGTVIPDGTQIGVDHKEDRKRFMVTDDGIVLVTPGMMNQRLHYERD; from the coding sequence ATGACAACCAGTGAAGAGCAGCATCACCTTTACAAGTACTATGTCGAACCGCAGGCGGTCAGCGATCTGACCCGCCGCACGCTGGTTTTGGTGCTTGCAGGCGGTGAGGGTTCACGACTGAAGAATCTCACCAAGTGGCGCGCCAAACCGGCCGTGCCGTTCGGCGGCAAGTACCGCATCATCGACTTCGCCTTGTCGAATTGCATCAACTCCGGCCTGCGTCGCATCGGCGTGCTGACCCAGTACAAATCGCATTCGCTGATCCGCCACCTGCAGCGCGCGTGGGGCTTTATGCGCCCGGAGATCGGTGAGTTCGTCGAGATCATTCCTGCGCAACAACGTCTGCGCCCCGAGTGGTATCAAGGCACCGCCGATGCGATCTATCAGAACCTCGACATCGTGTACCGCCACGAACCGGACTACGTGTTGATTCTTGGCGGCGACCACATCTACACGATGAACTACGCCAAGATGCTCGCCGCGCACGTGCAGTCGAATGCCGAACTGACGATCGGCTGCATCGAGGTACCGCTGGAAGATGCCAAGGCCTTCGGCGTGATGTCGGTCGATGAGGAATACCGGATCACCCGCTTCTCCGAGAAGCCGGCTGAACCGGAGCCGATCCCCGGCAAGCCCGACCTCGCGCTGGCCTCGATGGGGATCTACATCTTCTCGATGGAATACCTCACCAAGGCGTTGATCCGCGACGCGGAAGACGAAACATCGCAGCATGACTTCGGCAAAAACATCGTGCCCGAAGCCATCAAGCACGCAAAATCGGTTGCCTATCCGTATCTAAACAACAAAGGCGAACCCGCCTATTGGCGCGATGTCGGCTCACTCTATTCATATTGGAAAGCCAACATCGAGCTGTGCGATATCGAGCCCGAACTCAACCTGTACGAACGCGACTGGCCGATCTGGACATACCAGACGCAAAGCCCGCCGGCCAAGTTCGCATTCGATGACGAAGGCCGTCGCGGACAGGCAATCGATTCACTGGTCGCCGGTGGTTGCATCATCTCCGGCGCCAAGATCAAGCGTTCGGTGATCTTCTTCAACACCCAGGTAGAGACAGGTTCTTACGTCAAGGAAAGCATCATTCTGCCCAAGGTACGCATCGGCAAGAACTGCCTGCTGCAACGTTGCATCGTCGACAAGGGCACGGTGATCCCCGACGGCACGCAGATCGGCGTCGATCACAAAGAGGATCGCAAGCGCTTCATGGTCACCGACGACGGGATCGTACTGGTCACCCCCGGCATGATGAATCAGCGCCTGCACTACGAGCGCGATTGA